The nucleotide window agaatctatgtgacaaaagcagtaacccactgtgctatgcacacaaaatactgttctttgcagcagtcatattaaccatctgcgctacctttgagtgaaaaactgccactagacaaaactcccatctctctccagcaggtacgttAATCACTAGTTATCTTGATGCCCAAAAGctactggatgtacaaggaactttgcagtgctttcaaaactactgcacaaaggaagtaataaatataaaaacatgcatgtgggtttcagaggccccagctggagaagtaccTCCCTCCTGGCCCAAGTCGGCGGACActatgggaatgtgtcacagaactCCACGaatcacaggttgggaactgctgaccTAGAAGGCAcagttgttaataataataataataataataataaagacacTAGTCttctttttaaaggtgactgttcAGTTCTTTATTCGTGTTCCGTACACATGGTTGAGAAGTTTTGGGAATAAAAATGCACACCTTGAAATTCCACTCCCCTCGCcacttaaaaacacacacataaataacATCAATGTACACTGGCCACACATTTGCATAAACCGAAAAAGTAGAAGTAGTTTGGGAGGCTATGGCTAGTGGGATACCACCTAATTCTTTTTATCCATAGACTGCAGCTTATCATCCAACTGCTGATAGATCTTTAATAAAAGCAACTGGAAAGATCTGCTCGTCTTAAGTTTATGAAAAGCAGAAGCTGGGAGGACCCTAATCCCAGCAGAAATTCATACAGATTTAGTATTGTTAAAAATTGACTCTAGAGTCAATGAAAGGCTGAcatagcagggcaacaagcaagcaTTCAAGTATACTAACTCGAAGTTCCAAGGTAAGCAGACAAGGTGTACATCAAGTGCTTTGGTTAACAGAACTATTCTTGGCACATTCTCTTAAGAATGGATGAAGGGTATTAGTGCAACCTAATGCATAGTCTGGAGTGTCCAGATCCCTGGGACTAGCGGGCCTTCCCAGCCCTCGCTTCTTCCAACGTGAGAGGACACAGGCCCACAGTAAGTAGGGTTTTCCACTGCACTTCACTTGCTCCAGGGAGTCCTCCGGGCCACGTTCTCGTTGGTCTCGGCAGCCTCTTTGATAGCCTGCATCACAAGGATGTTGCGCTCCCGAGTTTCTGCCATCTGCTTAGCGTTCGCTTCTGGAAAGTTCTTTAGATAAAGAAGGGAGAAGAGTTAGAGATAGGGCAGTGTACCGTGATGCCGTTGTGGCTTTACATAGATTAATAACCTATCCCCATTCAATATACTTAAAGCTAAATAAGGGTGAGTAAGGAGCATTCAAAAGCATGCAGAACTGATTCGGATCGAGGCTATTCCAGGCTAAACAGAAGGATCcacttttattttaatatttgcacTATCTGCAGCTGTTATAAGACGTGTTTCCAAGTCATATGTTTGTaccactgcattttgtgcaataaaagctCCCAAAGACCCTTATTTCACAGAGAACCGTGAAATATAGAGAATATTTCACTGTTCTTTATGAAATATGGATTTCATCATCAATGACGGCTACCAAATAAccgcagagattttccacttttggGTCAATTGGGAGTATATGGCATGGAGGGCCAATTTATGCAACAAGGTTATC belongs to Pleurodeles waltl isolate 20211129_DDA chromosome 9, aPleWal1.hap1.20221129, whole genome shotgun sequence and includes:
- the UQCC3 gene encoding ubiquinol-cytochrome-c reductase complex assembly factor 3; protein product: MATLVKLMKSALFLSACTGVGVVLWMVAAPSEERKQELMKNFPEANAKQMAETRERNILVMQAIKEAAETNENVARRTPWSK